In Eleutherodactylus coqui strain aEleCoq1 chromosome 11, aEleCoq1.hap1, whole genome shotgun sequence, a single window of DNA contains:
- the SLC7A6OS gene encoding probable RNA polymerase II nuclear localization protein SLC7A6OS: MEAAVLRVRRKRGAEPAEALIISCKKPRVEKEESAPAAVTTQVFKLAATVTSQHEPVQQYVQDAISRDRTSQVHRPPIGSVQQIQKDLRALKDAERQESRYRLVSSLRPKCDESDNSQPASPVEEQPDVPETSEASAKDEIAAKGEKDEAIQVFDVVQEETEEDTADPKACDPETIMCNSVTMIRERLTVSQEGQGSEHRENPEEFVYDIYYAESSAQHWIQDILSVQPYYCEPELVAADEPEEVYEDEDDENEENNWRNDYPDEEEEGGSDQEERYMGYYEDSDDGPERGRGDAWDAYWKKAQREYDEEEEDSD; encoded by the exons ATGGAGGCTGCGGTGCTGCGTGTGAGGCGGAAGCGGGGAGCGGAGCCGGCGGAGGCGCTGATCATCAGCTGTAAGAAGCCGCgggtggagaaggaggagagcGCGCCGGCCGCCGTCACCACCCAGGTGTTCAAGCTAGCGGCCACCGTCACCTCCCAG CATGAGCCGGTGCAGCAGTACGTGCAGGACGCCATATCCCGGGACCGCACTTCCCAGGTGCACCGTCCCCCCATCGGGAGCGTACAGCAGATCCAGAAAGATCTGAGGGCCCTGAAAGATGCTGAACGCCAGGAGAGTCGCTACCGCTTAGTGTCGAGCCTGCGGCCAAAATGTGACGAGTCTGATAACAGCCAACCTGCCAGCCCTGTGGAAGAACAGCCAGACGTGCCAGAAACATCGGAAGCCTCCGCAAAGGACGAAATCGCTGCCAAAGGCGAGAAAGATGAGGCGATCCAAGTGTTTGATGTAGTGCaggaggagacggaggaggacACTGCTGATCCAAAG GCCTGTGACCCAGAAACCATCATGTGTAACTCTGTGACCATGATTCGGGAACGACTGACCGTGTCCCAGGAAGGACAAGGCTCCGAGCACAGAGAGAACCCGGAGGAGTTCGTATATGACATTTATTATGCAGAATCGTCTGCGCAGCACTGGATCCAGGACATTCTCTCCGTTCAGCCGTACTACTGCGAGCCGGAGCTG GTGGCTGCGGATGAGCCAGAAGAGGTGTACgaagatgaggatgatgagaatgAAGAAAACAACTGGAGGAATGACTAtcctgatgaggaggaggagggcggcaGTGATCAGGAGGAGAGATATATGG GTTATTACGAAGACAGCGATGACGGTCCGGAGCGCGGCAGAGGAGACGCATGGGATGCTTACTGGAAAAAAGCACAAAGAGAAtatgatgaagaggaggaagattCTGACTGA